Proteins encoded together in one Oceanobacillus iheyensis HTE831 window:
- a CDS encoding nucleotidyltransferase domain-containing protein gives MKDIKSRMDGIEAANKIVEQHFPECTGSILAGSVVRAEATNTSDLDIVIFDKKLPAAYRTSFHAFGWPVEAFVHNRESFKFFFESDRKRARPSLPDMVANGIIIKNEDGVIDKIRGEAKQILMNGPDNWMEEEVDLKRYFITDVLDDFIGSENRSEELFIINKLADLVSEFILRTDNQWVGESKGMYRALHIYDANLTDELIQSLDAFYQHNEKNCMIEFVDRILEPFGGRFFEGFSIGKPGK, from the coding sequence ATGAAAGATATAAAAAGTCGCATGGATGGAATAGAAGCAGCCAATAAAATAGTGGAGCAGCATTTCCCTGAGTGTACTGGATCGATCTTAGCAGGGAGTGTAGTGCGTGCGGAGGCAACAAATACTTCTGATCTTGATATCGTTATTTTTGATAAAAAATTGCCAGCAGCTTATCGAACTTCATTTCATGCTTTTGGGTGGCCAGTGGAAGCATTTGTTCATAATAGAGAATCATTCAAGTTTTTCTTTGAGTCAGACCGCAAGCGAGCTCGGCCTTCTTTGCCGGATATGGTAGCTAATGGAATAATTATTAAAAATGAAGATGGGGTAATAGATAAGATTAGGGGGGAAGCGAAGCAAATTTTAATGAATGGACCTGATAATTGGATGGAAGAAGAGGTTGATTTAAAACGTTACTTTATAACGGATGTATTAGATGACTTTATTGGCAGTGAAAATAGATCAGAGGAATTATTTATAATAAATAAGCTCGCTGATCTTGTAAGTGAATTTATTTTACGAACAGATAATCAATGGGTTGGAGAATCGAAAGGAATGTACCGTGCTTTACATATATATGATGCCAATCTAACGGATGAATTGATACAGAGCTTGGATGCTTTCTATCAACATAATGAGAAGAATTGCATGATTGAATTTGTGGATAGAATCCTAGAACCATTTGGTGGAAGGTTTTTTGAAGGATTTTCTATTGGGAAACCTGGGAAGTAA
- a CDS encoding VOC family protein, whose product MNEKLWRIGTTYIPVSNIELSVNWYVEQLGARVNYQDDDKCILDLANQSIFLVKAPSGQSANFIDLNGEEHFSLTFEVDGINSLESLRIELAEGDVRVGELEDRGHAGRNFVFYDPDGNKFDVWSELSPDFKEKYSLVER is encoded by the coding sequence ATGAATGAAAAGCTGTGGCGAATTGGAACAACCTATATTCCGGTTAGTAATATAGAACTTTCTGTGAATTGGTATGTGGAGCAGTTAGGTGCACGGGTGAACTATCAAGATGATGATAAATGTATTCTAGATCTGGCAAATCAAAGCATTTTTCTTGTTAAGGCGCCGTCTGGACAGAGTGCTAATTTTATAGATTTAAATGGAGAAGAACATTTTTCGTTAACATTTGAAGTAGATGGAATTAATTCACTAGAATCATTACGAATTGAATTGGCAGAAGGTGATGTTCGTGTTGGTGAACTAGAAGATAGAGGTCATGCCGGGAGAAATTTCGTGTTTTATGATCCAGATGGCAATAAATTTGATGTGTGGAGTGAATTGAGTCCTGATTTTAAGGAAAAGTATAGCTTGGTGGAGAGGTGA
- a CDS encoding DNA-3-methyladenine glycosylase, which yields MDQQQNFQPLAESFYQVPTLELAKNLLGCILVKQTEEGTSSGVIVETEAYLGNTDRAAHGYGNRRTKRTEILYSKPGYAYVHLIHNHRLINVVSSMEGDPESVLIRAVEPFSGIDEMLMRRPVKKFQNLTSGPGKLTQAMGIYMEDYGHFMLAPPLFISEGKSPASVKTGSRIGIDNTGEAKDYPYRFWVDGNPFVSR from the coding sequence ATGGATCAACAACAGAACTTCCAACCTTTAGCAGAATCATTTTACCAAGTACCAACACTCGAACTAGCGAAGAATCTATTAGGTTGTATTTTAGTGAAACAAACAGAAGAAGGAACAAGTTCAGGGGTTATTGTAGAGACAGAGGCATATTTAGGGAATACAGACCGGGCTGCGCATGGTTACGGGAATCGCAGAACAAAACGGACAGAGATTCTCTATTCCAAACCAGGATATGCATATGTACATCTTATTCATAATCATCGTCTTATAAATGTAGTTAGTAGTATGGAAGGTGATCCTGAGAGCGTGTTAATTCGGGCAGTCGAGCCTTTCTCCGGTATAGATGAAATGCTTATGCGAAGGCCAGTGAAGAAGTTTCAGAACTTAACGAGTGGGCCAGGAAAATTAACACAAGCTATGGGGATATACATGGAGGATTACGGACATTTTATGTTAGCTCCTCCCTTATTTATATCGGAAGGAAAATCTCCCGCATCGGTGAAAACTGGAAGTCGAATCGGTATAGATAATACTGGTGAGGCAAAGGATTATCCTTATCGATTTTGGGTAGATGGCAATCCATTTGTATCAAGATAG
- a CDS encoding NUDIX domain-containing protein has protein sequence MPNVNGISFVNILMIDESDLVEIPELSGSFAIIECRSKYLLCFNTLRKQWELPAGKREKNESPKECAIRELYEETSQSIMDMAFIGILISKDKLGKVKYNPLFYARVEELQTFIPNKETSGLKLWGQADEISPIDPIDENLLQCISSHIKKTM, from the coding sequence ATGCCAAATGTTAATGGAATAAGTTTTGTAAATATCTTAATGATAGATGAATCTGATTTAGTGGAAATTCCTGAATTATCAGGTTCTTTTGCGATAATTGAATGTCGAAGTAAATATCTATTATGCTTTAATACGTTGAGAAAACAATGGGAATTACCTGCAGGGAAAAGAGAAAAAAATGAATCTCCAAAAGAATGTGCAATTAGAGAACTGTATGAAGAGACAAGTCAGTCCATAATGGATATGGCATTTATAGGAATATTAATTTCAAAAGATAAACTTGGGAAGGTTAAATATAATCCATTGTTTTACGCAAGAGTAGAAGAGCTTCAAACATTTATACCTAATAAAGAGACTTCAGGTTTGAAGCTCTGGGGTCAAGCAGATGAAATAAGTCCGATAGATCCTATTGATGAGAACCTTTTACAATGTATCTCTTCCCATATTAAGAAGACTATGTAG
- a CDS encoding alpha/beta hydrolase, which translates to MAEQYTVLEGAESFHFEGNRVGVLVSHGFTGTTQSMRPLGKAFADAGYTVCGPRLKGHGTHYEDMEKTTFHDWIQSIEEGYQWLQKRCDTIYMCGLSMGGTLSLYMAEKYSGLKGIVLINAAIEVPDMETATTMKDTRFIDAIGSDIKKPNVQELAYEKTPVQSIREIVGLMEQVRLDLNKVTCPTFIFVSNEDHVVPPYNSEVIYKEIQSEVKEIISLKESYHVATLDNDQAYIIEKALEFISKH; encoded by the coding sequence ATGGCAGAACAATATACAGTATTAGAAGGAGCAGAGTCATTTCATTTTGAAGGGAATCGTGTAGGCGTATTGGTTTCACACGGTTTTACGGGTACGACACAAAGTATGCGGCCGCTTGGGAAAGCATTTGCGGATGCTGGATATACTGTGTGTGGACCAAGATTGAAAGGACATGGAACGCACTATGAAGATATGGAGAAGACAACCTTTCATGATTGGATTCAATCGATTGAAGAAGGATATCAGTGGCTCCAAAAGCGATGTGACACCATTTACATGTGTGGCTTGTCAATGGGAGGAACATTATCTCTATATATGGCAGAAAAGTACAGTGGATTAAAAGGGATTGTTCTAATAAATGCAGCTATAGAAGTGCCGGATATGGAAACAGCGACTACTATGAAAGATACCCGATTTATTGATGCAATTGGTTCGGATATTAAAAAGCCGAATGTTCAAGAATTAGCATATGAAAAAACACCAGTTCAATCAATTCGAGAGATTGTAGGGCTCATGGAGCAGGTGCGATTAGATTTAAATAAAGTTACTTGCCCGACATTCATATTTGTATCGAATGAGGATCATGTTGTGCCGCCATATAATTCGGAGGTCATCTATAAGGAAATTCAATCTGAAGTGAAAGAAATAATTTCTCTAAAAGAAAGTTATCACGTGGCAACGCTGGATAATGACCAAGCTTATATTATTGAGAAAGCATTGGAGTTTATAAGTAAGCATTAG
- a CDS encoding DinB family protein has protein sequence MDTKEVLLAQMDACLENTWFVSLSQSIQGLTAEDADWKPSDEVNSIREIVNHLIFYNERHLNRFKNVPSDKKQVESTFLNKDGLTWHDARERMTRGIENWRIEIQNADRKKVEEQAEVIAHLTIHITYHTGQIIFLRKLQGSWNTEDGVKG, from the coding sequence ATGGATACGAAAGAAGTCTTATTAGCCCAAATGGACGCTTGTTTGGAAAATACATGGTTCGTATCGTTATCTCAATCTATACAAGGACTAACAGCAGAAGATGCAGATTGGAAACCTTCAGATGAAGTAAACTCTATACGAGAAATAGTGAATCATTTGATCTTTTATAATGAAAGACATTTAAACAGATTTAAGAACGTACCATCAGACAAAAAACAAGTTGAATCTACTTTTTTGAATAAAGATGGACTTACTTGGCATGATGCCCGAGAACGGATGACAAGGGGAATTGAAAACTGGCGAATAGAAATACAAAATGCAGATAGGAAGAAAGTGGAGGAGCAAGCTGAGGTAATTGCCCACTTAACAATACATATAACTTATCATACTGGTCAGATTATTTTCCTAAGGAAGTTACAAGGTAGTTGGAACACAGAAGATGGTGTGAAGGGGTAA